TGGATGAAGTCCATGTGCCACGTACTGCGCCGGAATTCCCCGTCGGTGGCTGTGGAGAGCCCGATCTCCTCCTGCATGCGCACCACTTCGGTGACGGCGCGGTCCTCGACCTCGCGCAACCCCTCCGCGGTGATCCGGCCCGCCGCGAAGTCCTCGCGAGCCGCGTGCAGGTAGGAGGGGCGGAGCAGACTGCCGACGTGGTCGGCCCGGTACGGTGGGAAACTTCGCTGTGCCATGCGGCGCACACTAGGGCAGTGCGGAAGCTCTGCACAGCACCCGCCCGGATCGTCGTCCGTGCGCTGCTGTTATTTCCGCGTATTTCGCCGGGTGGGAAAACTTTCCGCGATTTTATTCCCGCTGAGCGGAAAAGGGGGTTCATGGAGCGCTCTGCGTCCTGCATTCTGTTCGGGTGTGTCCGTCGCGGCGGCTGCAACGGGTGATTCGTTCTCGGGAGACGCATGGTGTCCGACGCGGGAAGAGCCGGCGAAAGACCGGAAAAAGAAACCGTCGTGGGTAAACTGGTCGATCTGCTGGCGGCGTTCTCGCCCCGGCGCCCGGAACTGACCCTCAGCGAGATGGCCCGCTTCTCCGGGCTGGCCACGACGACCGTGCACCGACTGGCCGGTGAACTAACCGAACGTGGGCTCCTGGAACGGGGTTCGGACCGCAGGTACCGCATAGGTCTGGCCCTGTTCGAGATAGCGGCGCTCGCTCCGCGCGGCCCGGGACTGCGCGAGGTGGCACTGCCGTTCATGGAGGACCTGTACGAGGTGACCAGGGAGAACGTCCAGCTCGCTGTGCGAACGGGCGACGAGATGGTCTTCGTCGAGCGGATCGCCGGACGTTCCTCGGTCGGGGTCCGCACCCGTATCGGCGGGCGTTTTCCGATGCCGCCCACCGGGGTGGGGTTGGTGCTGCTCGCGCACGCCCCAGCCGGTGTCCAGCAACGCGTGCTGGAAGCGCCGTTGGCGCGGTACACGCCGTACACGCTCACCGACCCGGAATCGCTGCGCAACACCTTGGCCGAGGTGCGCCGCACCGGCGTGGCGATCAGTGACCGCCAGGTGACCTCGGACGCGGTGTCGGTGGCCGTCCCGGTTCACGACGACCACGAGGTGGTGGCCGCCCTGTCCGTGGTCCAACGTTTCGGGGATGCCCGGCCGAGTTCCCTCACCCCGGCTGTACGGGCCGCCGCGCTGGGGATGTCCCGCTCGCTCTCCGCAGCGGGCAGTGCTCCAGCCGGACGCTGAGCGCGCGAAAGTCCCGGATGCCCCGTCCGCGGGACCGGCGTCCGATCTCCGGCGGGTGGAAGGTGGGCCCGCCGTCACCGCCGCCGGGGCAACCGGGCGGACGGCTTCAACGGGAATGGGCCTCGGGAGCTTGTTCGTGCTGTCTCTTCAGCTCCAGGTAGTGCTCGGCGTTGGCCTTCACGAGTTCGCGTTCCTCGGCGGAGGTCTCCCGGCGCACCTTGCCCGGCACACCCGCGACCAGCGAATTCGGTGGGATTTCCGTGCCCTCGAGAATCACGGTTCCGGCCGCGACGAGAGTGCCCGTTCCGATGTGGGCACCGTTGAGTACCGTCGCGCTCATCCCGACCAGCACCTCGTCCTCGACGGTGCACCCGTGGAGCACGGCCCGGTGCCCCACCGAGACGTGCTCGCCGATGGTCACCGGGAACCCCGGATCGGCGTGCAGCACGCAGCCGTCCTGGATGTTGCTGTACCCGCCGATGGAGATGCGATCCCCGTCGGCGCGCACGACCGAGCCGTACCAGACGCTGACTCCCGAGGAGAGCGTGACGGAGCCGGCCAAAGTGGACCCGTGGGCTGCCCAGGAGTCCTCCGCGATCCGCGGAGCGGTCCCGTTGATCTCCACCGCGTACATGACACCTCCGTGGAATCTGACTCGTGTAGGGGACAACCTACACACGAGCGGGTGGGGGCTCGTGGGCACGTTCGTGTGTCGTCCGGGGGCCCGTCGGGGCCGGGGACTCGCGGCTCCTCCCGAGCGCCCGGCGGGGCCCGGTGGATCCGCTGCGACCCGGCAGGACGCGTCCCCGGGCGGGTTCGGGGGGAGACCGACTCACACGCCGTAGACCCTGGTGCGGGCCCGCCGGTAGGCATCCCGGACCTCGGCCCCCGAGTCGACGTCGCCGACCTCGTACCGTTCGTAGCGCAGCTGCCAGTCCGGCGGCTGCTCGGTTCCGGCGGCGACCCACGCGGCCTGCTTGGCCGCTCCCAGCGCGACGTACTCCGCCGGTTCCGGTACGTGCACGTCCACGCCGAACAGGGAGGGGGCAGTCGCGCGTACGGCGGGGGAATCGGCCGCTCCTCCGATCAACAGGACACGCCGCACCGTCGCCCCGACTTCGCGCAGCGCCTCCACTCCGTCGGCCAGGCCGCACAGCATCCCCTCCACGGAGGCCCGGGCCAGGTTCTCCGGGGTCATGTTCGTCCCCCGCATGCCCGTGAGCGAGCCGGTGGCCTCCGGCAGGTCCGGAGTGCGCTCCCCCTCGAGATAGGGGATCAGGGTCAGACCTCCCGCCCCGGGAGCCGCCGACAAGGCGAGGTCACTGAGC
This genomic stretch from Actinopolyspora halophila DSM 43834 harbors:
- a CDS encoding IclR family transcriptional regulator domain-containing protein — protein: MVSDAGRAGERPEKETVVGKLVDLLAAFSPRRPELTLSEMARFSGLATTTVHRLAGELTERGLLERGSDRRYRIGLALFEIAALAPRGPGLREVALPFMEDLYEVTRENVQLAVRTGDEMVFVERIAGRSSVGVRTRIGGRFPMPPTGVGLVLLAHAPAGVQQRVLEAPLARYTPYTLTDPESLRNTLAEVRRTGVAISDRQVTSDAVSVAVPVHDDHEVVAALSVVQRFGDARPSSLTPAVRAAALGMSRSLSAAGSAPAGR
- a CDS encoding gamma carbonic anhydrase family protein, with translation MYAVEINGTAPRIAEDSWAAHGSTLAGSVTLSSGVSVWYGSVVRADGDRISIGGYSNIQDGCVLHADPGFPVTIGEHVSVGHRAVLHGCTVEDEVLVGMSATVLNGAHIGTGTLVAAGTVILEGTEIPPNSLVAGVPGKVRRETSAEERELVKANAEHYLELKRQHEQAPEAHSR